From the Syngnathoides biaculeatus isolate LvHL_M chromosome 10, ASM1980259v1, whole genome shotgun sequence genome, one window contains:
- the rfesd gene encoding Rieske domain-containing protein isoform X2, which produces MEQKEPPEGHHFVGKKDALIKAKRTFKTLGDRDVLLIYHQGRFYALDYYCYHAGSKLETGDIEEIGGKLCIICPKHKYKISLAEGEGLCKSIDKTQKKTAPIWYSKGVKQRVHTVTENNGDVYVELSHMPRWVESDYFQGEEGKEKRAKAEATAEANDGMDSS; this is translated from the exons ATGGAGCAGAAGGAGCCACCAGAGGGGCATCATTTTGTGGGGAAGAAAGACGCCTTGATCAAAGCAAAGCGCACCTTCAAAACACTGGGGGATCGGGATGTACTGCTCATCTATCATCAGGGACGCTTCTATGCTTTGGACTACTATTGCTATC ATGCTGGTAGCAAGCTGGAGACTGGAGATATTGAG GAAATAGGTGGCAAGCTGTGCATAATTTGTCCCAAACACAAGTACAAGATTTCCCTTGCCGAAGGGGAGGGTTTATGCAAGAGTATTGacaagacccaaaaaaaaacagcgcccATATGGTACTCAAAAGGAGTGAAGCAGCGGGTCCACACAGTGACAGAGAACAACGGTGACGTCTATGTGGAGCTCTCTCACATGCCCCGATGGGTCGAGTCAGATTACTTCCAGGGAGAGGAGGGCAAGGAGAAAAGGGCCAAAGCTGAGGCCACGGCTGAGGCCAACGACGGGATGGACTCTTCCTAA
- the rfesd gene encoding Rieske domain-containing protein isoform X1, translating to MTFPCMFRSAMEQKEPPEGHHFVGKKDALIKAKRTFKTLGDRDVLLIYHQGRFYALDYYCYHAGSKLETGDIEEIGGKLCIICPKHKYKISLAEGEGLCKSIDKTQKKTAPIWYSKGVKQRVHTVTENNGDVYVELSHMPRWVESDYFQGEEGKEKRAKAEATAEANDGMDSS from the exons ATGACCTTCCCgtgcatg TTTCGCAGTGCCATGGAGCAGAAGGAGCCACCAGAGGGGCATCATTTTGTGGGGAAGAAAGACGCCTTGATCAAAGCAAAGCGCACCTTCAAAACACTGGGGGATCGGGATGTACTGCTCATCTATCATCAGGGACGCTTCTATGCTTTGGACTACTATTGCTATC ATGCTGGTAGCAAGCTGGAGACTGGAGATATTGAG GAAATAGGTGGCAAGCTGTGCATAATTTGTCCCAAACACAAGTACAAGATTTCCCTTGCCGAAGGGGAGGGTTTATGCAAGAGTATTGacaagacccaaaaaaaaacagcgcccATATGGTACTCAAAAGGAGTGAAGCAGCGGGTCCACACAGTGACAGAGAACAACGGTGACGTCTATGTGGAGCTCTCTCACATGCCCCGATGGGTCGAGTCAGATTACTTCCAGGGAGAGGAGGGCAAGGAGAAAAGGGCCAAAGCTGAGGCCACGGCTGAGGCCAACGACGGGATGGACTCTTCCTAA
- the nudt2 gene encoding bis(5'-nucleosyl)-tetraphosphatase [asymmetrical], with amino-acid sequence MALRACGFIVFRRLASCVAPPDNIEFLLLQTSYGQHHWTPPKGHADPGEDDLTTALRETKEEAGLSAEDLQVIDGFLKELRYEVKGQPKEVLYWLAELRDPGTEVTLSDEHQNYRWARLEDACTLAQHKDMQDTLRAACRHLEARQEKQ; translated from the exons ATGGCGCTGCGAGCCTGTGGTTTCATTGTGTTTCGACGTCTTGCAAGTTGTGTTGCTCCACCGGACAACATAGAGTTCCTCCTCTTGCAGACTTcatacggacagcaccactggaCCCCTCCTAAAG GCCATGCGGACCCAGGGGAAGATGACCTCACCACAGCTCTTAGAGAGACAAAGGAAGAGGCAGGCCTTAGCGCAGAGGACCTTCAGGTCATCGATGGATTCTTGAAGGAGCTCCGCTATGAGGTGAAAGGCCAACCCAAGGAGGTGCTCTACTGGCTAGCCGAACTCCGAGACCCAGGGACAGAGGTCACCCTGTCGGATGAGCACCAGAACTATCGCTGGGCTCGCTTGGAGGATGCCTGCACTTTGGCCCAACACAAAGACATGCAAGACACTCTGAGAGCAGCCTGCAGACACTTGGAGGCACGCCAGGAGAAGCAGTGA